In Danio rerio strain Tuebingen ecotype United States chromosome 18, GRCz12tu, whole genome shotgun sequence, the genomic window AAACAAGAGTCAGGTACGGGCACAGTGCCACCATTCAGCCTAGTCTCAAAAATTCGTTCTGATGCTCTCGCAAGAGTTGATGCAAACATGACTTTTAACTAAAGCAAAGTTAGACCATTTTAACAGGAAGAAAGTATGCTAATACTTTAGTTTAAGTATCAATTCCCTCTATTAACCACTGTAGTCTTACTTATAATACTATCCAatgcctaaacccaactactgccTATTAATATGCAGCGATTTAGAACTGTATTAAGCTAAAAGttttagttaatagtttgttaatagcaattttgctttaaaataaattgtgaccaAAAGTATTTTAAGAATGTCCAAACtgattcctggaggaccactttCTTGTAGATTGTACATACAATCCCTAAATGGACATTAACTGAACATGCTAGTCAAGTTCTGTGTCCCAACTCCCCTGCTTAAACTATGTCCTAAAAGTATTTGTAAAGCTAAAGTAaatactgttgagtgtgtaacagaagaatgTGCATGTTTTGGGACAAACCACATCCTCATCGATTGGTATGTTGCTTAGTTGTGTGCCCTCTCAATGATCTTGTCACATcgtccacatttctttcatatttaattctcTATCTTagagatcattcattcattcattttcttgtcggcttaatccctttattaatccggggtcgccacagcagaatgaaccgccaacttatccagcaagtttttacgcagcagatgcccttccagccgcaacccatctctgggaaacatccactcacacacactcatacactacggacaatttagcttacccaattcacctgtaccgcatgtctttggactgtgggggaaaccggagcacccggaggaaacccacgcaaaggcagggagaacctgcaaactccaaacagaaacgtcaactgagccgaggttcgaaccagcaaccttcttgctgtgaggcgacagcactacctactgcgcaccTGCCTCGCCTCTTTAGAGATCTGCACTTTAAATTTTTACCAAAAATAGTAGACAATCTGAGTAACTTTGGAATACTCATTTAAACATACTACTACTTTGGAcaaactaattctattttcaatactatttaggatggatagtatgcgaattggaAAACGACAAAGGTCTTAGGACTTAATTGAAACTTTCAGACataaaggcccaatcccaattctatttttacaCCTCGTTCCCCTTCGTTAGAGACGAACCGCGGTTCACCAAAACAAGAGTCAGGTACAGGTGCAGTGCCACCATTTAGCCTAGTCTCAAAAACTCGTTCCCCTTCGTTAGAGACGAACCGTGGTTCACCAAAACAAGAGTCAGGTACAGGTGCAGTGCCACCATTTAGCCTAGTCTCAAAAAGTCGTTCTGACGCTCTCACAAGAGTTGACTAAAGCAAAATCTGACCAATTTGACAGTAAGGAAGTATGATAATACTTTAGTTTAGGTACAAATTCCcattattaactactggcttactatcttcttattattaagatattggctgtttattggaTAATACTAGCCTATGCCTAAACTCAATTACTACCTATTAATATGCAGCTATCTAGAACTGCattaagctaaaagtcttagttcaTATTTTGTTAATAGCAATTGTACATtacaataaagtgtgaccaaaagtaTTGCAGGCGTGTCCAAATTTACTCCTAGAGAATCACTTTCTTGCAGATTGTACATGCAAACCCTAAATGGACATTAACTGTAACATGCTAGTCAAGTTCCGTATCCCAATTTATGCTTATACTACGTcctaaaagtatttgtatttgtatcagAGTACACACAGATCAACACTTCAAATTTCTACCAGAAATAGTAGACCATATGGGTAACTTTTGAATATTCATTTAAACATACTATGATTTGGGACAAACTAATTctattttgaatattatttagGATGGATTATATGGGAATTTAGACACAGCATAACATAAAGTCTCTTTTAGCTGATTGGCCCTTTTCCAGGATAAGGATTAGACTATCTAACTTCAGCGCAGGTTGTCTTTTATAATCAGAAAGAAATCTAATACTAGCACAGATTACTTTTTTGCATAAAACCTAATTACATAATACTGGGAAGAGTTTGCTATCTAGACCCAGTGTCAGCTGTTAAGTAAGCATCATTTATGACCCTTCCAGCAAAGAGCCTTGGTTTCATGTTCTAAACAACTGGTACGCCTAATTTAACTAGTTCAGGTCTTGATAGATGTGTCACGTTTCAACATGTTTTGTCTTGTGTCAGCTCAAGTTAAGCTGCAGCAATTCAGGCGTCTCCTTGTAACCGAAAAGCTGCCCTGCATTCaagcttttttccttttttttaggtACAGACTAACAGCACTTGCAGTTGACAACACTGCAGGACCCCATAAGAATTACACAGTGGTTTTCATCGGTTCAGAAGCAGGCATCGTGCTAAAAGTTCTAGCCAAGACATCCCTGCTGTCTTTGAATGACAGCGTCCTGCTGGAGGAAATTGACGTTTTCAACCAAGCCAAGTATGTTCTCATCCTATAATTATCCTATGATCAGTCTCAAGAcgcattttcttttgtctttaattgTGGGAAACTTCTTTAATTGTGGGAGAAATCTGAGTCAGTTTATGATGTAGTCTCAAATTGTCTTTTTTATGACCTGAATGAAAGTTTTGGATCATCAGAGATCAAGATTAGATCTATTTGATGTGAAAGAGCATGGTTTTCACTTTTCCCTCTGCAGTGTGTGGCTGTTTTATTCTccttctgactgaggaaagtgtTGACTGACGGACAGATCTGATAACATGTGATTTATCGGCTTTTCCTCTCTCTGTTCTGTTTTTCTCCCAGGTGTTTATCCAGCAATGAGGACGATCGGCGAATTTTGTCTTTCCACCTAGATAAAGACAGTCACACACTTTATGTGGCCTTTTCCAGCTGTGTGGTAAGAATACCACTCAGCCGCTGCGAACGACACAGTTCCTGTCAAAAGTGAGTTCTGAATGTAGCTTTGCTGCATCTAGgcagcattttctttctttttttgcacatccaattaaaatcacttttatttttgtaGAACTATTGTGTCGtgtgttcatttttaatattGAGATGTTTTTCATTGCAGGTCTTGTATTGCTTCAAGAGACCCATACTGCGGATGGATGTCACATGGAGCTTGTGAACGTATTCCTGCAACTATACAGTAAGTCCTACTATTCTAATCAGATAAGGGGGAAAATTCAATGAGTAACTCAATTAGTCTGCAGCTAGCGATCTGCAACCCTCACATGGTCGttcattgaagctaagcagggctgcgtctggtcagtacctgaatgggagaccatgTGGAAAAGCTGcgttgctgtcggaagtggtgttagtgtgaCCAGCAGGCGGCGCCTAACCTGTTGTCTGTGTGGGTCCTGACGCCCCATTATATtggtgccgtctttcagatgagactctgtggtcattaaaaatctctgggtgtcttttaaaaaagagaaggggtttaaccctagcatcctggccaaatttgcccactgatctctgtccattatggcctctaaccatccccatatgataattggcttcaacactttgtctcctctccactaatTATGGgttatggctgccgtcacgtcatagtggatgctgcacactggtgttgaAAGAGTAGATTCCCCACAATgaggagaggggtctggctgcagacctggtgcagtgcaatctgggctgcctccgatgctttttaatgggctcacctaaccctacccatcacagtgacgtcactagctccatttaagtgcattgtgtctgacattgcatctctgagtgatgcagtctcagcttgcatcataaaggctgcatccagatactattgacaatgagtaaagcgctttgagtgtccagaaaagcgctatataaatgtaaggaattaaatttttttttctttttgtctctttttGCAGAAGTGGTTATGAGCAAGATGTTGAATATGGCAACACTGCTCACCTCGGGGATTGTCACGGTAAGCTTATTAACACGAATCTCTTTTCAAAAACATAAGTTAGTAGTTCTCACGTGAATAACCCACCTCACACTCTCAGCTGTTGGAAATTAACACATCACACGCACATCATACTAATTCCTCTGAcaattaaacatgtacacacacacattgtttagGCCTGAACATTACAGTTAAAGAGCGATACAGCATAAACCAGAGGAAAACACTTTTTTtggttattatttttgtaaattaaacaaaacagcagttttacagttttataatttctaacttttctttttgttatttcataATGATTTCCTGTTCCTTTAATTCTTTTAGAATTTTTGGCCACTACATCAGCGCCAGATTTCAAATCATATGGCGACCCAACCTCTGGTTAGTTTCCTGTACTGCACTGATTTCCTTCCTTGAGTTCATCATTCTCCTTTCTTTTCTCCTCTACTGCTGCCACCTGCTTTTAATCCTGTGCTTTTCATCATGCCATCATCATTATCAAAAAAAGAGAGGCACCTGATCTCTCAGCACCAGCTTTTCCGtcatttcatccattcattctttcGTTCTTGCATGAAATATTTGCTGCCTCCACCTTATCGTCTCCCTGGACTATGTTGTCGTCGTCTCGTTCTATTAGAGACAGTCTTCATCCTTTCCCTCCTCTCAAGCTGAAAATTTTCCTTACCTGAGATTCTGCACAACCATTACTTCCCTGTAATGGTCCAAAAAATAACCTCAATCAATCGTATAAACTGACAGTCGTCCTGTCAGTGTTCACTAACCCCGATCGTTACATTACATCTATCTTGGGATCTCCGATTCTTAACAATTTGTTTGTCGCTACAGACATGGAGTTGCCATCTTCGTCAGTCACAGTGCCCGCGACTTCTGAACCCATACAATCACCCCAAACCAACCCCACTCAGACACCACAACTCTTTGAACCCCATGGTGACCCAGCCACTTCACATTCTGTTGAGCATATACCAGGTGTGCTGGAGGGTAAGGCCTTGACCATAGCGGTCTGCGCTGCTGCATGGAATTCTGGGTAATAGCTGCAATTTGTATTGCTAATTAGCTGATAGTGCATACATTGCTGATAGCAGCCCATTCCTTACAAGAATGGCGTGATAAGCAAATCTGCAGTCAGTCACACTACATTAGCAAAGATACAGACTCCTAGGACACGTGCTCTTGACAACATTCAAGTCAGCGAAAAGCTTAACTATCTTTTAGAGTATTGAACTGATACAAGCAGCTATACTCAGATTCCATCAGCATATAAAGCTTTGTATTATTTCTTCTTTTatgtttctattatttttattcttcacTGTTagctttattttatgtatattttctgTGGCATATTTTGTTTAATCTATCTTAAATGGCTACATCTTTATCTTCTTTCATCCGTTTCTTtctctgaccattgttttttggTTTTAGGAAATCTTCCAAAGGCCTTGCCACTAAGCAACACTTTTAAGCATTCCTCGAGCAACATTATTCACGACTTACTCTTTCGTATATCTGCGGACACTAACAAAACTCACTCTCGGGTACTAAACAAAGACAGTGGGCTTAATTCTCTCTGGGGAAACCCATGTCAAATCACAACATACTAACCGCAACCTATGCGCAATCAAATGATCTAACCTCGTTGCTGTTTCCTTTTCCAGAAATTCTTTCTAGATGTTTTTATCTAAGCTTAATAGTTAACAGAAAACAATAGTCGTATGGTCTTAATTCACACCAAATGGTGGGGCACCTCTGGGGAGGAAAGGACTTTTTGCTTTAAGAGAGACTTATTCAGTGATCAGCTTTGCAAGTGTGTTAACATGCTGTTTGGCTATCTGTGTTGCAGGTGTTTGGGAAATACAAGCAGGTGAATCAAACCAGATGGTGCACATGAACATCCTGATCTCCTGTGTGTTAGCTGCGTTTCTGCTTGGTGCATTCATCGCAGGCATGGTTGTTTACTGCTATAGAGATGCGTTTCTTCGCACTCCACGAAAGATCCAAAAAGATGCAGAGTCGGCACAATCCTGCACTGATTCCACTGGCAGCTTTGCCAAGCTTAACGGTCTGTTTGACAGTCCTGTCAAAGAGTACCAGCCTAATATGGATACTCCCAAACTCTACACCAACCTGTTGAGCAATGGAAGGGAGGTGCCAACCACTGGAGAAACTAAGACTATGCTCCTGAGTGGGCAGCCACCGGAATTAGCAGCACTGCCTACGCCTGAATCCACACCTGTGCTGCAACAGAAGAGCCTCCAGCCCATTAAGAACCAGTGGGAGAGAGCTCATGGAAAGATGAGTGGCTCCCGCAAAGATGCACCACCCAAAAGCCCACAGTACCTTCCCTCTAGTCCACCTCCCCATTCTGCAATCAATCCACACATACCTAGTGCTGTGGTACTGCCTAATGCCACGCATGAAAACAAAGCAGGCTTCAGCACACCAGAGGGGCCTCAAGCAGAAAAGAAGGTCCAGAATAGTGAACAGCATGGTTCCAAATCCGGACGTAAAGACCAGAGGCGAACAGTGGATGCCAGGAATACGTTAAACGACCTCTTGAAACATCTAAATGATAGCAACCCCAAGGCCATCATGGTAGAGATGCCCAAATCTCGACAGCACCTAATGCTGGAACCTATTGTAAGTCCAACAGAGATTCCACCTAAAGTCCCAAGTCGAGAGGCCTCCTTGTATTCTCCGTCTTCCTCGTTACCAAGGAACAGCCCGACCAAGAGAGTGGATGTGCCGACAACGCCAACGTCGCCCACAGGGCATATGGGAACTCTTGAGAGACAGCGGTATCACCGAGGCTCTTCCCAGCGACACTCCATATCCTCGCCTCCCAAAGGGCTGCACTCACCTAGCGGGGCCATAGTGTCCCGGCAACCTAGCATGAACAGAGGTGGGTACATACCCCCCACTCCTACCCCACCCACTAGACTAGACTCTCATGGGGTACCAATGGCAATGACGCCTTCTGTATCCCGACAGAGCAGCTACAGTGGGCATGGATCTTTACCACGAACATCCATCAAAAGGACAGCATCGCTAAAGCCCGATGTGCCACCCAAGCCCAACGGCTTTGCACCACAGACAGCACAAATGAGGCCAGTGAACAAGTATAGCTACTGAAATGCTCAGCAGGATATTACTCGATGAATGGACAGTAGGAGTAAAAGCATTTGCCCTGCAGAGATATGGCGTGCAAGTGTCCTTTTCATTTGAAGGGAAATGAATCGGAACGCCAGAGCTTCTGTTTCGGGTAGTTTTGCTAGTTCTCAATGACGTTGTCACGTCATGCTTGAATGACAGAGGATGGATTCTGATCTTGAAGGCGGCAGGGACGCCTGAGGTCATAGGACACAGCTGACACGCAGCATAAAGCAGCTGCGTAGTTGCTGTGTCGATTGGGCAGCAAATGCTCCCCCTGCACTGTTCTCCCCATCAATGTGAACTGTATTTGTTAGACTGTTTGGAAAATCGGATAGTCTTGCTTGGATATCTCTCAAGAAGACAGAGTAAAAGGAACGTGTTGCGAGTCTGTGTTTGATTAGTCTCCGGGGCTAACCGGTGTGCATTCATTGTCCATGTTCTTTTTTCAGTAAACCGAGAATGAGCTTGAGTCATTGTTGTCATTAAACTAAACCCCATTTAAGGTGCATTAACATCAGATGTGTTTGGACACAGACGTCCACAAGGTAATTAATCATGTGTGCGTGCAAAAGAAATGTCCAAGGCTTTTACTTGGACTACTGATTTTTTAAACTCACAGGGTAAAAGTGCCCTCAACGTTTGTGCTGCTAAGTGTAGACGATGACAAAGTTTAACAGACTCCAGTGTGTCGTTTCATGCGGCGGTTCTGTGTGTCAAGCTGCGTCAAGCTTTTAAACCCACAGGCTCAGCACAGGATCACACTGGTCAAATGTACAATGTTCTGTTTGCTCATCCTTAGTTCCAGAAAATCACTGGGAATCCTGTAATCCCATGAAGACAACTTTCAGCTATGACATAATGCAGATTATTGATCAACCTCTCTCCTTTCCTTCATGCCAAACACTACTGTTGCTGGGTCTGTGAAGTTCTTGCTCTAATAATCTTTCAGTTTAGACTATTTCACAGAGCTTGGTTCTTGGTCATAGTATTACATAAAAGTGCAAGCAGCACGTTTCTTACTTCAAAACCCAACCtccccagcaaacaattttgtgttaaatagatatctaatagacatctaaacgtagacagcttggctaaaacaaggctaaaattgggctttcagtaaaaaaatcaaaaagacaTCTAAGaaaagcccaaaactagactagtcgtctaATAGACAGATTAGTTAGactttatgggctctattttgacggtccatgcgcagagcgcaaaacgcagggcgcaaacgctttcagggcgagtcaggacgcgtttttgctaatttaaggatgggaaatctgcATTGTGCCACGACggatggtctaaaagggttgagtttattttcttaatgagtgataggtgtgttttgagaataaaccaattagagtctcatctcccattccctttaagagtcagctgcgtcgcgccaatagcgcattcactatttacaggacgcaaagtaagtctaagtggaaaaaatgagcatttcacaagcaaacagttaacagttttttaacagaaaactgttaaacagagcatctactgcgtgagaataagagataatggaactactttcacattcgctcttggatagggaaacctttacgcacagacatcaattagtctataaataaataatttagtttgtttagcgcaaatattcgtttcaaaactatttctaaattcatttctaatttccagcaaacgaataaatgaataacaaaatgtgctcaaaaacctgagctatatcctaaaacacatgctgtgccccatatggtctaaaacctgacaggtgggcaaatctaagcttgtttttaaaaaaacatatataaatatggatataataaataatactgctaataataataacattatacaaaagcaaattgttatgaatgaactgaaaaagcctcccgagatgaagaagacataaaagcagtgatttttcatatttacgtaggccaaaaaataatatgttttgtaatattttaatcctttatatttatattctttatctattcttattatatcctatatatatccttaatatttaattttttcatatgtaaagatatttgcctattgctctcttgtgcgttttaagcagtgcgtaagcgaggcgcaactctgcgccggagtttagaccgggtttgttttggtctaatgacaaatctattatagtttctcaaaatgcctccctttttagaccataacgcctatgggcgcacaaatgagcactaatgcatttgctatttaaacagcgtagcgcaacgcctcaaaacgactcttgcgccaagctgaaactgccaaaagactactgcgccgcgccttgcgccacactgcgctgggtgtatgatagggccctatatgtgTAGttgttcatttctgtttatttgatgactagtctagttttggcctattcttttttttttaattcccagGTTTTACAGGTTGCAATGTCCTGAATTTTGCTTGCCAATTTCAAGCCAATTGTAATGGATTGTTTTTGATTCAATTTGGAATTTTCCCAATCAGCGCAGAGCCCGGGGGACCAGAGTAAGTGCTCTGACTTGGCCCCCCTGCTCCTTTTCTGGCCTATTCTTgaacatctattagatttttactgacagtctaaatttagccttgttttagccaagacgtctatgtttagacatctgttagacatcttttataaacaaaacaaaaaaatacttgcTGGGTCAACTCCATACTAGACCCTATCTGAGCACTACGCTTCActctgcttgttttaaagaatagaGGCCTCAATTGCATACTCACAGTAAGTATACAATCACTTAATACCTACCAGTGTGTCTTGCAGAGTCGTGCCAGTGATAGCGTTATTGTAAATATACAACTATTTAAGTGTGGACATTTTTAAGGCAAGTTTACCTGGATCAGTGTATTTGTGTGCCTTATTAAAATCACAAGAGCTTAGTTTGGTTTTGGACAGTGATCAAATGAGTACTGCTTTTGGTTGGCTTTGAGCAGGGATGTAACCCAAAGGTAAACTAATCTACAAATCTATGATAAAAAAACCTTACCATTATTCTCAATGCTTGTGGTGGTTACACCTCTGGACGGGGGAGAACATGATGTGACCATGATAATCATTTCTTTTAAATGAGTTTCATGAATGCAGACAAAGATAATAATAACTGCTTAGCTGTTTTCCTATTGCCATTGTGTGTGTACACGTTTCTGAAAGGTGCTAATTTGCAATGATGAGATGCCATGTAATGAATGtaatattaatttcatttatatatCATCTGATTCTCACAATATTTCACAGCATTTGTGACCCTGTACCACAAACTAGTCATGAGTAAATGTTGGACAATTTTTCAAAATTACCCTGTATGGGTCAAGAGGACAgattttagtttttgaaatgcCAAAAATCACTAGAATATtcagtaaagatcatgttccatttTGCAAATATTGTATGGTAAATATATCGGAACTTAATATACACTGCTAAGCCCTTCATATACAATTTTAATGCTTTTGTCAGTATTTGAACCCTAACATTACAGATTTTTAATAGTATAATATTATGCTGTCCTAATAAACCTTATATAATTGCAAAGCTTATGGTGTGgtgtataaattttaaaaattgaccattattttgtggtccagggttaaTATGGTTTCAAATGAGATGTGTTTTTAGATAGGATCATCTAAGATTAGAGACTCGCAGTCTGTTTGAAATGACTTGGAAATTTCAGTATATTAAGGGGAACTTGCCTGTTCAAGCCCAAAGCTCCATGTTTGTTTACATGTTCTGATTGTATTTGAGCAGCTGAACGGAGGCTGATGAATCATCACCTGCTAAAGATTAGTTTTATTAAAGGAGAGAGAGTTGATCCCATGCTCTGGTTTGAGTTGTCCTGTGTTGAGCTGCCttgtatattgcaatataaatctgCAATCTGACTTCAAGCCTTTACTGTTCGGTCAATACTCTATGTGCAAAGAAACCAGACTGGTCTA contains:
- the sema6d gene encoding semaphorin-6D isoform X4: MGWRELTIDLLILLLVASRLDAVSFPEDNIPLDVVDRHYARQYPVFRGRPSGNESQHRLDFQLMTQIHDTLFIAGRDQVYLVSLRESYRNEIIPYRKLTWRSGQADRETCAMKGKHRDECHNFIKVLVPRNDDLVFICGTNGFNPMCRYYRLDNLEFDGEEISGLARCPFDAKQTNVALFADGKLYSATVADFLASDAVIYRSMGDGSALRTIKYDSKWLKEPHFLHAVDYGDFVYFFFREIAAEHNNLGKAVYSRVARICKNDMGGSQRVLEKHWTSFVKARLNCSVPGESFFYFDVLQAITDIIDINGVPSVVGVFTTQLNSIPGSAVCAFSMVDIEKAFRGRFKEQKTPDSVWTPFPEEKLPKPRPGCCAGHGSAESYKTSIEFPDETLQFIKSHPLMDASVPSIGDEPWFTKTRVRYRLTALAVDNTAGPHKNYTVVFIGSEAGIVLKVLAKTSLLSLNDSVLLEEIDVFNQAKCLSSNEDDRRILSFHLDKDSHTLYVAFSSCVVRIPLSRCERHSSCQKSCIASRDPYCGWMSHGACERIPATIQSGYEQDVEYGNTAHLGDCHDMELPSSSVTVPATSEPIQSPQTNPTQTPQLFEPHGDPATSHSVEHIPGVWEIQAGESNQMVHMNILISCVLAAFLLGAFIAGMVVYCYRDAFLRTPRKIQKDAESAQSCTDSTGSFAKLNGLFDSPVKEYQPNMDTPKLYTNLLSNGREVPTTGETKTMLLSGQPPELAALPTPESTPVLQQKSLQPIKNQWERAHGKMSGSRKDAPPKSPQYLPSSPPPHSAINPHIPSAVVLPNATHENKAGFSTPEGPQAEKKVQNSEQHGSKSGRKDQRRTVDARNTLNDLLKHLNDSNPKAIMVEMPKSRQHLMLEPIVSPTEIPPKVPSREASLYSPSSSLPRNSPTKRVDVPTTPTSPTGHMGTLERQRYHRGSSQRHSISSPPKGLHSPSGAIVSRQPSMNRGGYIPPTPTPPTRLDSHGVPMAMTPSVSRQSSYSGHGSLPRTSIKRTASLKPDVPPKPNGFAPQTAQMRPVNKYSY
- the sema6d gene encoding semaphorin-6D isoform X6 gives rise to the protein MGWRELTIDLLILLLVASRLDAVSFPEDNIPLDVVDRHYARQYPVFRGRPSGNESQHRLDFQLMTQIHDTLFIAGRDQVYLVSLRESYRNEIIPYRKLTWRSGQADRETCAMKGKHRDECHNFIKVLVPRNDDLVFICGTNGFNPMCRYYRLDNLEFDGEEISGLARCPFDAKQTNVALFADGKLYSATVADFLASDAVIYRSMGDGSALRTIKYDSKWLKEPHFLHAVDYGDFVYFFFREIAAEHNNLGKAVYSRVARICKNDMGGSQRVLEKHWTSFVKARLNCSVPGESFFYFDVLQAITDIIDINGVPSVVGVFTTQLNSIPGSAVCAFSMVDIEKAFRGRFKEQKTPDSVWTPFPEEKLPKPRPGCCAGHGSAESYKTSIEFPDETLQFIKSHPLMDASVPSIGDEPWFTKTRVRYRLTALAVDNTAGPHKNYTVVFIGSEAGIVLKVLAKTSLLSLNDSVLLEEIDVFNQAKCLSSNEDDRRILSFHLDKDSHTLYVAFSSCVVRIPLSRCERHSSCQKSCIASRDPYCGWMSHGACERIPATIQSGYEQDVEYGNTAHLGDCHGVWEIQAGESNQMVHMNILISCVLAAFLLGAFIAGMVVYCYRDAFLRTPRKIQKDAESAQSCTDSTGSFAKLNGLFDSPVKEYQPNMDTPKLYTNLLSNGREVPTTGETKTMLLSGQPPELAALPTPESTPVLQQKSLQPIKNQWERAHGKMSGSRKDAPPKSPQYLPSSPPPHSAINPHIPSAVVLPNATHENKAGFSTPEGPQAEKKVQNSEQHGSKSGRKDQRRTVDARNTLNDLLKHLNDSNPKAIMVEMPKSRQHLMLEPIVSPTEIPPKVPSREASLYSPSSSLPRNSPTKRVDVPTTPTSPTGHMGTLERQRYHRGSSQRHSISSPPKGLHSPSGAIVSRQPSMNRGGYIPPTPTPPTRLDSHGVPMAMTPSVSRQSSYSGHGSLPRTSIKRTASLKPDVPPKPNGFAPQTAQMRPVNKYSY
- the sema6d gene encoding semaphorin-6D precursor (The RefSeq protein has 4 substitutions compared to this genomic sequence), which encodes MGWRELTIDLLILLLVASRLDAVSFPEDNIPLDVVDRHYARQYPVFRGRPSGNESQHRLDFQLMTQIHDTLFIAGRDQVYLVSLRESYRNEIIPYRKLTWRSGQADRETCAMKGKHRDECHNFIKVLVPRNDDLVFICGTNGFNPMCRYYRLDNLEFDGEEISGLARCPFDAKQTNVALFADGKLYSATVADFLASDAVIYRSMGDGSALRTIKYDSKWLKEPHFLHAVDYGDFVYFFFREIAAEHNNLGKAVYSRVARICKNDMGGSQRVLEKHWTSFVKARLNCSVPGESFFYFDVLQAITDIIDINGVPSVVGVFTTQLNSIPGSAVCAFSMVDIEKAFRGRFKEQKTPDSVWTPFPEEKLPKPRPGCCAGHGSAESYKTSIEFPDETLQFIKSHPLMDASVPSIGDEPWFTKTRVRYRLTALAVDNTAGPHKNYTVVFIGSEAGIVLKVLAKTSPLSLNDSVLLEEIDVFNQAKCLSSNEDDRRILSFHLDKDSHTLYVAFSSCVVRIPLSRCERHSSCQKSCIASRDPYCGWMSHGACERIPATMQSGYEQDVEYGNTAHLGDCHEFLATTSAPDFKSYGDPTSGVWEIQAGESNQMVHMNILISCVLAAFLLGAFIAGMVVYCYRDAFLRTPRKIQKDAESAQSCTDSTGSFAKLNGLFDSPVKEYQPNLDTPKLYTNLLSNGREVPTTGETKTMLLSGQPPELAALPTPESTPVLQQKSLQPIKNQWERAHGKMSGSRKDAPPKSPQYLPSSPPPHSAINPHIPSAVVLPNATHENKAGFSTPEGPQAEKKVQNSDQHGSKSGRKDQRRTVDARNTLNDLLKHLNDSNPKAIMVEMPKSRQHLMLEPIVSPTEIPPKVPSREASLYSPSSSLPRNSPTKRVDVPTTPTSPTGHMGTLERQRYHRGSSQRHSISSPPKGLHSPSGAIVSRQPSMNRGGYIPPTPTPPTRLDSHGVPMAMTPSVSRQSSYSGHGSLPRTSIKRTASLKPDVPPKPNGFAPQTAQMRPVNKYSY